The following are encoded together in the Anoplopoma fimbria isolate UVic2021 breed Golden Eagle Sablefish chromosome 13, Afim_UVic_2022, whole genome shotgun sequence genome:
- the ccn1l2 gene encoding cellular communication network factor 1, like 2 isoform X2, with translation MLSPVTMQQIICTLFVLGSAAVMADSECPAECSCPPSPQPCPPGVSWVTDHCGCCKVCARQFNEDCSATEPCDHIKGLRCHLGAGGDPERGLCRAEAQGLPCEFNGRVYQHGEDFQPNCQHQCTCMDRVVGCMPLCPRQMPLPDWHCPRPRLARPEGGCCEGWVCDDSNHISEEPGELTHTSLPDSQSLPNHISALLQAQPQPLHPAAAGRAMLREMVSFPVSEVLLKTSCFPQTTEWTECSTTCGMGISSRVSNDNPDCRLLKETRLCQIRQCELQLPLASKGKKCQRTVRPQEAVRITFAGCSTTQRYRPRTCGICTDDRCCTPSLSRTVTLRFHCPDGEAFSREVMWIQRCSCDTSCSVHSRPSSPSVSLHNDIHTFRH, from the exons ATGCTTAGCCCTGTTACTATGCAGCAGATCATTTGCACCCTGTTTGTGCTCGGCAGCGCTGCAGTGATG GCAGACAGTGAGTGCCCGGCTGAGTGCTCCTGCCCCCCCTCACCCCAGCCGTGCCCGCCGGGCGTCAGCTGGGTGACCGACCACTGTGGCTGCTGTAAAGTTTGTGCTAGGCAGTTCAACGAGGACTGCAGTGCCACCGAGCCCTGCGATCACATCAAGGGGCTACGCTGCCATCTGGGGGCCGGAGGAGACCCTGAGAGAGGACTGTGTCGGG CCGAGGCCCAGGGTTTGCCCTGTGAGTTCAACGGGCGGGTGTACCAGCATGGCGAGGACTTCCAGCCCAACTGCCAGCACCAGTGCACCTGTATGGACAGGGTGGTGGGCTGCATGCCCCTCTGTCCTCGCCAAATGCCACTGCCCGACTGGCACTGCCCGCGGCCCCGGCTGGCCCGGCCTGAGGGCGGCTGCTGTGAGGGATGGGTGTGCGACGACAGCAACCACATCAGTGAGGAGCCAGGCGAGCTGACACACACCTCCCTGCCAGACAGCCAGTCCCTTCCCAACCACATCAGTGCCCTGCTGCAGGCCCAGCCGCAGCCTCTGCACCCAGCTGCTGCCGGAAGGGCCATGCTCAGAG AGATGGTGTCCTTCCCCGTGTCTGAGGTGTTACTCAAAACCAGCTGTTTCCCACAAACCACAGAGTGGACCGAGTGTTCCACCACGTGTGGGATGGGCATTTCAAGTCGAGTGAGCAATGACAACCCAGACTGTCGGCTGCTCAAAGAAACCAGACTGTGCCAGATTCGGCAATGTGAGCTGCAGCTCCCTCTAGCTAGCAAG GGGAAGAAGTGTCAGCGAACTGTCCGCCCCCAGGAAGCGGTCAGAATCACCTTCGCCGGATGTTCCACTACACAGCGTTACCGCCCTCGCACCTGTGGGATTTGCACCGATGACCGCTGCTGCACACCCTCCCTCTCCCGCACCGTGACACTCCGCTTCCACTGCCCCGATGGAGAGGCCTTCTCCAGGGAAGTCATGTGGATCCAGCGCTGCAGCTGTGATACGAGCTGCAGTGTGCACAGCAGGCCCTCCAGCCCCTCAGTCAGCCTCCACAATGACATCCACACCTTCAGGCACTGA
- the ccn1l2 gene encoding cellular communication network factor 1, like 2 isoform X1, which translates to MLSPVTMQQIICTLFVLGSAAVMADSECPAECSCPPSPQPCPPGVSWVTDHCGCCKVCARQFNEDCSATEPCDHIKGLRCHLGAGGDPERGLCRAEAQGLPCEFNGRVYQHGEDFQPNCQHQCTCMDRVVGCMPLCPRQMPLPDWHCPRPRLARPEGGCCEGWVCDDSNHISEEPGELTHTSLPDSQSLPNHISALLQAQPQPLHPAAAGRAMLREMVSFPVSEVLLKTSCFPQTTEWTECSTTCGMGISSRVSNDNPDCRLLKETRLCQIRQCELQLPLASKKGKKCQRTVRPQEAVRITFAGCSTTQRYRPRTCGICTDDRCCTPSLSRTVTLRFHCPDGEAFSREVMWIQRCSCDTSCSVHSRPSSPSVSLHNDIHTFRH; encoded by the exons ATGCTTAGCCCTGTTACTATGCAGCAGATCATTTGCACCCTGTTTGTGCTCGGCAGCGCTGCAGTGATG GCAGACAGTGAGTGCCCGGCTGAGTGCTCCTGCCCCCCCTCACCCCAGCCGTGCCCGCCGGGCGTCAGCTGGGTGACCGACCACTGTGGCTGCTGTAAAGTTTGTGCTAGGCAGTTCAACGAGGACTGCAGTGCCACCGAGCCCTGCGATCACATCAAGGGGCTACGCTGCCATCTGGGGGCCGGAGGAGACCCTGAGAGAGGACTGTGTCGGG CCGAGGCCCAGGGTTTGCCCTGTGAGTTCAACGGGCGGGTGTACCAGCATGGCGAGGACTTCCAGCCCAACTGCCAGCACCAGTGCACCTGTATGGACAGGGTGGTGGGCTGCATGCCCCTCTGTCCTCGCCAAATGCCACTGCCCGACTGGCACTGCCCGCGGCCCCGGCTGGCCCGGCCTGAGGGCGGCTGCTGTGAGGGATGGGTGTGCGACGACAGCAACCACATCAGTGAGGAGCCAGGCGAGCTGACACACACCTCCCTGCCAGACAGCCAGTCCCTTCCCAACCACATCAGTGCCCTGCTGCAGGCCCAGCCGCAGCCTCTGCACCCAGCTGCTGCCGGAAGGGCCATGCTCAGAG AGATGGTGTCCTTCCCCGTGTCTGAGGTGTTACTCAAAACCAGCTGTTTCCCACAAACCACAGAGTGGACCGAGTGTTCCACCACGTGTGGGATGGGCATTTCAAGTCGAGTGAGCAATGACAACCCAGACTGTCGGCTGCTCAAAGAAACCAGACTGTGCCAGATTCGGCAATGTGAGCTGCAGCTCCCTCTAGCTAGCAAG AAGGGGAAGAAGTGTCAGCGAACTGTCCGCCCCCAGGAAGCGGTCAGAATCACCTTCGCCGGATGTTCCACTACACAGCGTTACCGCCCTCGCACCTGTGGGATTTGCACCGATGACCGCTGCTGCACACCCTCCCTCTCCCGCACCGTGACACTCCGCTTCCACTGCCCCGATGGAGAGGCCTTCTCCAGGGAAGTCATGTGGATCCAGCGCTGCAGCTGTGATACGAGCTGCAGTGTGCACAGCAGGCCCTCCAGCCCCTCAGTCAGCCTCCACAATGACATCCACACCTTCAGGCACTGA